In Oncorhynchus keta strain PuntledgeMale-10-30-2019 chromosome 19, Oket_V2, whole genome shotgun sequence, a single genomic region encodes these proteins:
- the LOC118398043 gene encoding glucocorticoid modulatory element-binding protein 1-like isoform X2, translating into MAQTEVTTVSMGDLMVMRAAEEDDGDDNEGKTQVILQLQPITASMDESGEADTAVVAVESHPETTVDGEDVELGYPITCGECKAVLLVKKFVCPGINVKCVKYEDQLISPKQFVHMSGKATLKDWKRAIRMGGVMLRKMMDSGQLDFYEHNTLCTNTCRSTKFDLLINNTRFPPDGSGLTTPTSSQAQVVIGNGGQVAMTTEERSEVLTGTVDWSSGAVAVETTEKKETSEISEETLNFWRGIADVGLMGEVVDNIRTELLEMLRGVQLRSEQAAMQDAEVAVLSNLAQVFGLLDSVKHILSVRREQTDPGEEQVLSTLTNLEMQLEEQRRQQQVRAQLCHPQPLNNISHTPGGKPTKPKAKRPRLQRPASTTTLTSSPSQPQTATLQPQQFTILSPISFSSMGQPFSLSGLPMATLGQQNNTVTLHTLPAGSQTFTRYITTMVGADGKTETLTLHPSQGLTLVGTTLQDPSQLGGTMMSPMELVQLTQGGVTDGGEMMVEQPMGQVVEMGMVQEGLVEGVEDKSQAHTTVIEIDPAPGDHDQTMGAVMELQLAQEGEAEAGEEDSAVVVHAGMEVTMLSEGHEGEGGEEMVMQGESEDAQGEVLEAGQQSQVEGVQLDANGQISGLRIMVIEEETQEEDKDK; encoded by the exons ATGGCACAAACCGAGGTGACGACAGTCTCCATGGGGGACTTGATGGTGATGAGGGCTGCTGAGGAAGATGATGGTGATGACAATGAAGGCAAGACACAGGTCATCCTCCAGCTACAACCAATCACAGCAAG TATGGATGAGTCGGGAGAGGCAGACACAGCTGTTGTGGCTGTGGAGTCACACCCAG AAACAACAGTTGACGGGGAGGACGTAGAGTTGGGCTATCCCATCACATGTGGAGAGTGTAAAGCTGTGCTACTGGTCAAGAAGTTTGTCTGTCCTGGAATAAACGTAAAATGTGTCAAG TATGAAGACCAGCTGATCAGTCCCAAGCAATTTGTCCACATGTCTGGGAAGGCTACACTGAAAGACTGGAAGAGAGCTATCCGGATGGGCGGGGTCATGCTCAG GAAGATGATGGACTCGGGGCAGCTAGACTTCTATGAACACAACACTCTGTGCACCAACACGTGTCGTAGCACCAAGTTTGACCTGCTGATCAACAACACGCGCTTCCCCCCTGACGGCAGTGGCCTCACCACACCCACCTCCTCACAAG CCCAGGTGGTGATTGGTAATGGTGGCCAGGTTGCCATGACAACAGAGGAGAGGTCAGAGGTTCTGACCGGAACAGTGGATTGGAGTTCTGGGGCCGTAGCAGTTGAGACAACAGAGAAGAAGGAAACCAGTGAGATATCAG AGGAGACATTGAACTTCTGGAGAGGCATAGCTGATGTAGGCCTGATGGGGGAGGTGGTGGACAACATCAGGACAGAGCTGCTGGAGATGCTGAGAGGAGTGCAGTTACGCAGCGAGCAGGCTGCCATGCAGGACGCTG AGGTGGCAGTGTTGAGTAACCTGGCCCAGGTGTTCGGCCTGCTGGACTCGGTCAAACACATCCTGAGCGTAAGGAGAGAACAGACTGACCCTGGAGAGGAGCAGGTCCTTAGCACACTGACCA ACCTGGAGATGCAGCTGGAGGAACAGAGACGACAGCAGCAAGTCAGGGCTCAGCTCTGCCACCCTCAGCCCCTCAACAACATCAGCCACACCCCAGGAGGCAAACCCACCAAGCCCAAGGCCAAACGCCCCCGTCTGCAGCGGCCAgcctccaccaccaccctcacctcctccccctcccagccGCAGACAGCCACCCTGCAGCCCCAGCAGTTCACTATCCTCTCCCCCATTTCATTCTCCTCCATGGGCCAGCCCTTTTCCCTGTCAGGCCTCCCAATGGCCACGCTGGGTCAACAGAACAACACGGTAACCCTTCACACTCTGCCCGCCGGCTCTCAGACCTTCACCCGATACATCACCACCATGGTGGGGGCCGACGGCAAGACGGAGACCCTGACGCTGCACCCTTCCCAGGGGCTGACGCTAGTGGGCACCACCCTCCAGGATCCCAGTCAGCTGGGAGGAACCATGATGAGTCCCATGGAGCTGGTCCAACTCACCCAGGGAGGGGTGACTGACGGTGGGGAGATGATGGTGGAGCAGCCCATGGGCCAGGTTGTGGAGATGGGGATGGTACAGGAGGGATTGGTGGAGGGGGTTGAGGACAAGAGCCAGGCACATACCACCGTGATTGAGATCGACCCCGCGCCGGGAGACCATGACCAGACCATGGGGGCGGTGATGGAGTTACAGCTGGCCCAAGAAGGAGAGGCCGAGGCTGGTGAGGAGGACTCTGCCGTAGTGGTCCATGCTGGGATGGAGGTGACCATGCTCTCGGAGGGgcatgagggggagggaggggaggagatggtgATGCAGGGGGAGTCGGAAGATGCCCAGGGGGAGGTGCTTGAGGCTGGGCAGCAGAGCCaggtagagggggtacagctggatGCTAATGGGCAGATCTCAGGTCTAAGGATAATGGTGATCGAGGAGGAGACTCAGGAAGAGGACAAGGACAAATGA
- the LOC118398043 gene encoding glucocorticoid modulatory element-binding protein 1-like isoform X1 — MAQTEVTTVSMGDLMVMRAAEEDDGDDNEGKTQVILQLQPITASMDESGEADTAVVAVESHPETTVDGEDVELGYPITCGECKAVLLVKKFVCPGINVKCVKYEDQLISPKQFVHMSGKATLKDWKRAIRMGGVMLRKMMDSGQLDFYEHNTLCTNTCRSTKFDLLINNTRFPPDGSGLTTPTSSQAQVVIGNGGQVAMTTEERSEVLTGTVDWSSGAVAVETTEKKETSEISEETLNFWRGIADVGLMGEVVDNIRTELLEMLRGVQLRSEQAAMQDADSCLVEVAVLSNLAQVFGLLDSVKHILSVRREQTDPGEEQVLSTLTNLEMQLEEQRRQQQVRAQLCHPQPLNNISHTPGGKPTKPKAKRPRLQRPASTTTLTSSPSQPQTATLQPQQFTILSPISFSSMGQPFSLSGLPMATLGQQNNTVTLHTLPAGSQTFTRYITTMVGADGKTETLTLHPSQGLTLVGTTLQDPSQLGGTMMSPMELVQLTQGGVTDGGEMMVEQPMGQVVEMGMVQEGLVEGVEDKSQAHTTVIEIDPAPGDHDQTMGAVMELQLAQEGEAEAGEEDSAVVVHAGMEVTMLSEGHEGEGGEEMVMQGESEDAQGEVLEAGQQSQVEGVQLDANGQISGLRIMVIEEETQEEDKDK, encoded by the exons ATGGCACAAACCGAGGTGACGACAGTCTCCATGGGGGACTTGATGGTGATGAGGGCTGCTGAGGAAGATGATGGTGATGACAATGAAGGCAAGACACAGGTCATCCTCCAGCTACAACCAATCACAGCAAG TATGGATGAGTCGGGAGAGGCAGACACAGCTGTTGTGGCTGTGGAGTCACACCCAG AAACAACAGTTGACGGGGAGGACGTAGAGTTGGGCTATCCCATCACATGTGGAGAGTGTAAAGCTGTGCTACTGGTCAAGAAGTTTGTCTGTCCTGGAATAAACGTAAAATGTGTCAAG TATGAAGACCAGCTGATCAGTCCCAAGCAATTTGTCCACATGTCTGGGAAGGCTACACTGAAAGACTGGAAGAGAGCTATCCGGATGGGCGGGGTCATGCTCAG GAAGATGATGGACTCGGGGCAGCTAGACTTCTATGAACACAACACTCTGTGCACCAACACGTGTCGTAGCACCAAGTTTGACCTGCTGATCAACAACACGCGCTTCCCCCCTGACGGCAGTGGCCTCACCACACCCACCTCCTCACAAG CCCAGGTGGTGATTGGTAATGGTGGCCAGGTTGCCATGACAACAGAGGAGAGGTCAGAGGTTCTGACCGGAACAGTGGATTGGAGTTCTGGGGCCGTAGCAGTTGAGACAACAGAGAAGAAGGAAACCAGTGAGATATCAG AGGAGACATTGAACTTCTGGAGAGGCATAGCTGATGTAGGCCTGATGGGGGAGGTGGTGGACAACATCAGGACAGAGCTGCTGGAGATGCTGAGAGGAGTGCAGTTACGCAGCGAGCAGGCTGCCATGCAGGACGCTG ATTCCTGTCTGGTAGAGGTGGCAGTGTTGAGTAACCTGGCCCAGGTGTTCGGCCTGCTGGACTCGGTCAAACACATCCTGAGCGTAAGGAGAGAACAGACTGACCCTGGAGAGGAGCAGGTCCTTAGCACACTGACCA ACCTGGAGATGCAGCTGGAGGAACAGAGACGACAGCAGCAAGTCAGGGCTCAGCTCTGCCACCCTCAGCCCCTCAACAACATCAGCCACACCCCAGGAGGCAAACCCACCAAGCCCAAGGCCAAACGCCCCCGTCTGCAGCGGCCAgcctccaccaccaccctcacctcctccccctcccagccGCAGACAGCCACCCTGCAGCCCCAGCAGTTCACTATCCTCTCCCCCATTTCATTCTCCTCCATGGGCCAGCCCTTTTCCCTGTCAGGCCTCCCAATGGCCACGCTGGGTCAACAGAACAACACGGTAACCCTTCACACTCTGCCCGCCGGCTCTCAGACCTTCACCCGATACATCACCACCATGGTGGGGGCCGACGGCAAGACGGAGACCCTGACGCTGCACCCTTCCCAGGGGCTGACGCTAGTGGGCACCACCCTCCAGGATCCCAGTCAGCTGGGAGGAACCATGATGAGTCCCATGGAGCTGGTCCAACTCACCCAGGGAGGGGTGACTGACGGTGGGGAGATGATGGTGGAGCAGCCCATGGGCCAGGTTGTGGAGATGGGGATGGTACAGGAGGGATTGGTGGAGGGGGTTGAGGACAAGAGCCAGGCACATACCACCGTGATTGAGATCGACCCCGCGCCGGGAGACCATGACCAGACCATGGGGGCGGTGATGGAGTTACAGCTGGCCCAAGAAGGAGAGGCCGAGGCTGGTGAGGAGGACTCTGCCGTAGTGGTCCATGCTGGGATGGAGGTGACCATGCTCTCGGAGGGgcatgagggggagggaggggaggagatggtgATGCAGGGGGAGTCGGAAGATGCCCAGGGGGAGGTGCTTGAGGCTGGGCAGCAGAGCCaggtagagggggtacagctggatGCTAATGGGCAGATCTCAGGTCTAAGGATAATGGTGATCGAGGAGGAGACTCAGGAAGAGGACAAGGACAAATGA